One region of Phaeocystidibacter marisrubri genomic DNA includes:
- a CDS encoding gliding motility-associated C-terminal domain-containing protein: MKTLRNLIGLTALLLSFNMTASHIIGGDVYYEYVGNQPGRQVGDYKITMVIYRESTGIPLNSPLSTSAIALRIEAVNCNYSFNLTMPRVGNEFSAGALGAFDCIDSTDLSPTQRIPKPTVNKFEQIVNLAGTSCNNFIMYFHGNARPNNYTNVPNGDDFYFEAGLDKRNGHNTSPIFLNSPVNYACSGSYQIYQQYAIEPDGDSIRYELIQPRNTAARTINYLPSWSHTRPVSVDDTNGPFTLDPNTGTLTFLPMLPPGVQYEVSTFAIGVYEYRFDSTYQVWDEVGYTTREIQIVVRAQCLPIVNQGVKLDASMQGTYLDSLGRQVRDYNCGDTSVTLSFTLPIECFSVSPDGTDFRITAPNGQPLPVKTARTYCDNNAETDSITVVLYKPLVFNGDYYLYTKFGSDGNTLLNKCGKAMNEFDTIILRVEGCIDPVYDMENVSVNNDQVTQVEWSVDTNTIAGSYIDFVRVQRSDDNGLTFNQVGVTGYNASPFIDFGVNGNLVDAQSFDYRLEFVILGQAVPVTRSIASIHLVGAYNAPMAQVPMRWTHYDGWGAPSYTVELGEPTGTPGQYNWSLVNDASLPTTDTFYTYNTSSLNAGQTYALRVQTTDGNYVSESNWIVFSTPTDPPVQGVSLTVPNVFTPDMDAINQRWTIAGIDSYEQVEVSIFDRWGHQVYSSNNYSNDRAWDGKTSNGRDVSEGTYFYVVHAINGPDGSSVEEHGSITVMRGDQ, encoded by the coding sequence ATGAAAACACTGCGCAACCTCATCGGACTCACGGCACTGCTACTGAGTTTCAACATGACCGCCTCGCATATTATTGGCGGTGATGTGTACTACGAATATGTCGGCAACCAACCCGGTCGACAAGTAGGTGATTACAAGATCACCATGGTTATTTACCGAGAATCGACGGGTATACCTCTTAATAGCCCACTCTCAACTTCCGCCATCGCCTTGCGAATTGAAGCCGTGAATTGCAATTACTCCTTCAACTTGACCATGCCTCGCGTTGGAAACGAATTCTCAGCAGGTGCTTTGGGAGCCTTTGATTGTATTGACAGTACCGATTTGAGTCCTACACAACGCATTCCAAAACCAACGGTGAACAAGTTTGAGCAAATCGTCAACTTGGCCGGAACATCGTGTAATAATTTCATCATGTATTTCCACGGGAATGCTCGTCCAAACAACTATACAAATGTTCCCAATGGAGATGATTTCTATTTTGAAGCGGGTCTAGACAAACGCAACGGCCACAACACATCTCCAATCTTCCTGAATAGCCCTGTGAACTATGCGTGCTCTGGATCTTATCAAATTTACCAACAGTATGCTATCGAACCCGATGGCGACTCCATTCGCTATGAGTTAATTCAGCCTAGAAACACAGCAGCTCGAACCATTAACTACCTTCCAAGCTGGTCTCACACCCGCCCTGTATCTGTAGACGATACAAACGGCCCTTTCACCCTTGATCCGAACACTGGAACCCTCACTTTCCTCCCTATGCTTCCTCCGGGGGTACAGTATGAAGTTTCTACTTTCGCCATTGGCGTTTACGAATACCGTTTTGACTCTACTTATCAAGTGTGGGACGAAGTGGGATATACTACTCGAGAGATTCAAATCGTGGTACGCGCCCAATGTCTGCCCATTGTAAACCAAGGAGTGAAGTTAGACGCCTCCATGCAAGGGACGTATCTCGACTCTTTAGGAAGACAAGTGAGAGACTACAATTGTGGTGACACTTCCGTGACCTTGAGTTTTACTCTTCCTATCGAATGTTTCTCAGTTTCCCCAGATGGTACCGATTTCAGGATTACCGCGCCAAATGGGCAACCTCTCCCTGTAAAAACTGCCCGAACATATTGCGATAACAACGCAGAGACGGACTCGATAACCGTGGTACTCTACAAACCTCTAGTGTTTAATGGTGATTACTACCTGTACACCAAGTTTGGTAGCGACGGCAACACCCTACTAAACAAGTGTGGTAAAGCCATGAACGAATTCGACACCATTATATTAAGGGTAGAAGGTTGTATCGACCCCGTTTACGACATGGAAAACGTATCGGTAAACAACGACCAAGTCACGCAAGTGGAGTGGAGCGTTGATACGAACACGATTGCCGGTTCATACATCGACTTTGTTCGCGTTCAGCGATCAGACGACAATGGACTCACCTTTAACCAAGTAGGTGTAACGGGATATAATGCTTCTCCATTTATTGATTTTGGTGTAAATGGAAACTTAGTAGATGCTCAGTCCTTCGATTATCGCCTAGAATTTGTTATTCTCGGACAAGCTGTGCCAGTAACTCGTTCTATCGCGAGCATCCATCTGGTGGGAGCCTACAATGCCCCAATGGCTCAAGTACCAATGAGATGGACTCATTACGATGGATGGGGAGCTCCTTCTTACACCGTAGAGCTCGGTGAGCCAACCGGAACCCCAGGACAATACAACTGGTCTTTGGTGAATGATGCTAGCCTACCGACAACCGACACCTTCTACACCTACAACACTTCAAGCTTAAACGCTGGACAAACGTATGCATTGCGCGTCCAAACAACAGACGGAAATTATGTTTCAGAATCCAACTGGATTGTGTTTAGTACGCCAACCGACCCTCCTGTTCAGGGTGTTTCGCTTACCGTTCCGAATGTCTTCACACCAGACATGGATGCCATCAACCAAAGATGGACGATTGCGGGAATTGATTCCTATGAACAAGTAGAGGTTTCCATCTTTGATAGATGGGGACACCAAGTGTACAGCTCCAACAACTATTCAAACGATCGTGCTTGGGATGGTAAAACAAGCAATGGTAGAGATGTGAGCGAAGGAACTTATTTCTATGTTGTTCACGCGATCAATGGTCCCGACGGGTCTAGCGTGGAAGAACACGGATCAATTACTGTAATGCGCGGCGACCAGTAA
- the rpoN gene encoding RNA polymerase factor sigma-54: MLKQSLQQKLQQKLSPQQIQLMKLIQLPTQALEERIQEELEANPALDEGREEEDVRDDLDRNEDDYNDQNDDQRDDDFDIDQYLSDDEIPEYRLHANNYSADDDDERIPLAGGTSFVETLRTQLGMRSLSEEDFKIAFYLVGNIDDDGYLRRELQDVVDDLAFTQGIYTDLEHLEVLLKVIQDLDPPGVGARSLQECLSLQLRKRTSTESVQLAQSIIDHHFDEFVKKHFEKLMDRLDIVEDQLRSALNEISRLNPKPGNSVSDGSKPTENITPDFLISIEDGELRLKLNGKNAPELNISREYKTMLEHYRDSKGQATKSEKDALMFVKQKIDAAKWFIDAIRQRQQTLLLTMSTIMEFQEEYFLTGDERKLKPMILKDIAEKIDMDISTVSRVASNKYVQTPYGTHIIKSFFSESMKNSEGEDVSTREIKKILEDSIGEENKKKPLTDEALAKLLKEKGYPIARRTVAKYREQLGIPVARLRKEL, translated from the coding sequence ATGCTCAAACAATCACTTCAGCAAAAACTTCAACAGAAGCTGTCTCCTCAACAGATTCAGCTGATGAAACTCATCCAATTGCCAACTCAGGCTTTGGAAGAACGCATTCAAGAAGAACTCGAAGCCAATCCCGCTCTGGATGAAGGTCGGGAAGAGGAAGACGTGCGCGACGACCTCGATCGCAACGAAGATGATTACAACGATCAAAACGACGACCAAAGGGATGACGATTTCGACATTGATCAATATTTGAGCGATGACGAAATTCCGGAGTACCGATTGCATGCGAATAATTACAGTGCAGACGACGATGACGAACGCATCCCACTAGCAGGAGGCACTTCCTTCGTGGAAACCCTACGCACCCAATTGGGTATGCGCAGCTTGAGCGAGGAAGATTTTAAAATCGCCTTTTATCTCGTTGGAAATATTGACGACGACGGTTATCTCCGAAGAGAACTTCAAGACGTTGTGGACGATCTAGCCTTCACCCAAGGAATTTATACCGACCTAGAACACCTAGAGGTCCTTCTCAAGGTGATTCAAGACCTTGACCCTCCAGGCGTGGGAGCTCGTTCCCTTCAAGAATGCCTTTCCCTTCAATTGAGAAAGCGGACTTCCACTGAATCCGTTCAACTCGCCCAAAGCATCATCGATCATCACTTTGACGAATTCGTAAAGAAGCACTTTGAAAAGCTGATGGACCGATTGGACATTGTTGAAGATCAACTGAGAAGTGCCCTTAACGAGATTAGCCGACTCAATCCAAAACCCGGCAACTCCGTTTCTGATGGCTCTAAGCCTACAGAAAACATCACTCCTGATTTTCTCATTTCTATTGAAGACGGCGAGCTTCGACTCAAGTTGAACGGTAAAAATGCTCCCGAATTGAATATCAGTCGAGAATATAAAACCATGCTCGAGCACTATCGCGACAGCAAGGGGCAAGCCACCAAAAGCGAGAAGGATGCGTTGATGTTTGTCAAGCAAAAGATCGATGCGGCCAAATGGTTTATTGATGCCATTCGCCAACGTCAACAAACACTGCTTCTCACCATGTCTACCATTATGGAGTTCCAAGAGGAATACTTCCTTACTGGAGATGAACGCAAACTCAAACCGATGATCTTAAAAGACATCGCGGAGAAAATTGACATGGACATTTCCACCGTTAGTCGGGTGGCCAGCAACAAATATGTACAAACGCCGTATGGCACTCATATCATCAAGAGCTTCTTCTCAGAATCCATGAAAAACAGTGAGGGTGAAGATGTATCTACTCGCGAAATCAAAAAAATTCTGGAAGACAGCATTGGCGAAGAGAACAAGAAAAAGCCTCTAACAGATGAAGCGTTGGCCAAACTACTCAAGGAGAAGGGGTATCCCATCGCTCGTAGAACAGTTGCCAAGTATCGCGAACAATTGGGCATCCCTGTAGCAAGACTCCGCAAGGAACTCTAA